The proteins below come from a single Mya arenaria isolate MELC-2E11 chromosome 6, ASM2691426v1 genomic window:
- the LOC128238620 gene encoding probable U3 small nucleolar RNA-associated protein 11, protein MSSWKNANKTRARSHRERSQLESRAHLGALEKKKDYKVRALDYQKKQNTLKVLQRRALDKNPDEFYFNMVKTEKKDGVHQLRESTEPEHTEEQLKLMCTQDERYVNMKRSSELKKIEKLKASLHMIDSNSTVQNKHTIFVDGKRQAKKFDAAKYFNTHPALVGRKHNRPTLEALQRGDFANLDDPEIASGAAKRAKKYEELKKRIERERQLSIVAQKMERKKHLMKDKDVKRELVTEETKDAPSQYMWQFKRKR, encoded by the exons ATGTCTTCATGGAAAAATGCTAATAAAACAAGAGCCAGGTCGCATCGAGAAAGGAGCCag CTGGAGAGCAGGGCCCATCTTGGTGCGTTAGAAAAGAAGAAAGACTACAAAGTCAGAGCTTT AGACTACCAGAAGAAACAGAACACACTGAAGGTGTTACAGAGAAGAGCACTCGACAAGAATCCTGATgaattctatttcaatatggtcaaaacagaaaagaag GATGGTGTTCACCAACTACGAGAGAGCACGGAGCCTGAACACACTGAGGAACAGCTGAAACTGATGTGTACGCAAGACGAGAGATATGTCAACATGAAACGCTCGTCTGAACTTAAG AAAATTGAGAAGTTGAAGGCCTCCCTGCACATGATCGACAGTAACTCTACTGTTCAGAATAAACACACCATATTTGTGGATGGGAAAAGACAAG CCAAAAAGTTTGATGCAGCCAAATATTTCAACACCCACCCGGCGCTGGTGGGCCGTAAACATAACCGACCCACCCTAGAGGCTCTCCAGAGAGGAGACTTTGCCAATCTAGATGATCCGGAAATAGCG TCTGGTGCTGCCAAACGAGCGAAGAAATACGAAGAATTAAAGAAGAGAATAGAGAGGGAGAGGCAGCTAAGCATTGTAGCACAGAAAATGGAGCGGAAAAAACACCTCATG AAAGACAAAGATGTGAAGAGAGAGCTGGTAACCGAGGAAACCAAAGATGCGCCATCCCAGTACATGTGGCAGTTCAAGAGAAAACGATGA
- the LOC128236400 gene encoding organic cation transporter protein-like: MVCGRAIMKSNAQMIFFFGLLAGSFLTGLASDRFGRKRTMMVSTTIYVLAATVIAWTPSYVVYVLLTFSVGFFAVGNFMPVFVIGMEFVGPPYRRIAGVVSGFEWAAGNIILAGLGYLIRDWKTLQLACALPGVLFQLWWKYFPESPRWLYTRGRLADCESVIRSAAKWNKRELPAGFFNKVFKETPPTKTERIWHLFTNRALRIRTLTIFFCWFAVCLSYYGLALNIGNIGGDMFLNFFLQALMDIPATIITLVLLDRTGRKPLQVASFLIGGVGCLATMFTIMYGKEDYQTVTTVLAMLGKVGASMGFSMVYVYSAELFPTVVRNAGMGSCSAVARVGGMLAPFIADLNRLVGGSFGPALPQLVFGSLTVVGGFLSLLLPETCNRRLPETIQEAIDFGKESDETGEKEVELKTEKEVYENKAFEDSNLNTKL; the protein is encoded by the exons ATGGTGTGTGGGCGTGCCATTATGAAGTCGAACGCCCAGATGATCTTCTTCTTTGGTCTTCTTGCCGGCTCCTTCCTCACTGGTCTCGCCTCCGACAG GTTCGGCCGGAAACGGACGATGATGGTGTCCACCACGATATACGTGCTAGCGGCTACTGTGATCGCGTGGACGCCAAGCTACGTCGTTTACGTTCTACTTACGTTCTCCGTTGGCTTCTTTGCCGTTGGAAACTTCATGCCCGTTTTTGTTATCG GGATGGAGTTTGTGGGTCCCCCGTACCGACGGATAGCTGGAGTTGTGAGTGGCTTCGAATGGGCAGCCGGGAACATAATCCTGGCGGGGCTTGGCTACCTCATCCGGGACTGGAAAACACTGCAGCTGGCGTGCGCCCTTCCCGGAGTGCTATTCCAGCTCTGGTGGAA ATATTTCCCTGAGTCACCCCGCTGGTTGTACACTCGTGGCCGCCTAGCGGATTGCGAATCCGTCATCAGGTCCGCCGCAAAGTGGAACAAGAGGGAACTTCCGGCAGGCTTCTTCAACAAAGTGTTCAAGGAAACGCCGCCAACGAAAACCGAACGCATATGGCATCTTTTCACCAACAGAGCCCTTCGTATTCGAACCCTTACTATCTTTTTTTGCTG GTTTGCAGTGTGTCTGTCGTACTACGGGCTCGCCCTCAACATTGGGAACATTGGTGGGGACATGTTTCTCAACTTCTTCCTCCAAGCACTCATGGACATTCCGGCAACCATTATTACGCTCGTGCTTCTCGATCGCACCGGAAGAAAGCCGCTTCAGGTCGCCAGTTTCCTCATCGGTGGCGTTGGGTGTCTGGCGACAATGTTTACAATCATGTATGGAAAGGAAG ACTATCAAACCGTAACAACAGTACTGGCAATGCTGGGTAAGGTTGGGGCGTCGATGGGGTTCTCCATGGTGTACGTTTACTCCGCGGAACTCTTCCCGACGGTTGTCCGTAACGCTGGCATGGGATCCTGCTCCGCAGTGGCTCGAGTCGGGGGCATGTTAGCACCGTTCATAGCTGACCTG AACCGGCTGGTTGGAGGAAGTTTCGGGCCGGCGCTGCCTCAGCTGGTGTTCGGGAGTCTGACTGTTGTAGGGGGCTTTTTGTCGTTACTCCTGCCGGAAACGTGCAACCGCCGGCTCCCGGAAACCATCCAGGAGGCAATCGACTTTGGCAA AGAATCAGATGAAACAGGTGAAAAGGAAGTAGAGCTGAAAACAGAGAAAGAGGTGTATGAAAACAAGGCGTTCGAGGATTCAAACCTCAATACCAAACTGTGA
- the LOC128237799 gene encoding organic cation transporter protein-like gives MVKQVEDKGDGTGLDGTGQGAAVREKYIIYVGGLTSTYAGLVFLSSFFVLAIPEHRCALPGWENDTYAIQSPAHLAAVNQTIPTTDDKHQYDQCNFWVTDADGNEHKEQCSQWVYDKSVFTSTLAADLDMVCGRAIMKSNAQMIFFFGLLAGSFLTGLASDRFGRKLTMMLSTTVYVLAATVIAWTPGYVVYVLLTFAVGFCAVGNFMPAFVIGMEFVGPPYRKVAGIVSGFHWVAGNVILAGLGYLIRDWKTLQLACALPGVLFQLWWKFYPESPRWLYTRGRLSECESIIRSAAKWNKRELPAGFFGKVFQETPTMTSERIWHLFTNRTLCIRTLTVFFCWFAVCLSYYGLALNSGDIGGDMFLNFFLQALMDLPATAITLVLLDRTGRKPLQVASFFIGGTGCLATMFTIVYGKEAYQTATTVLAMLGKVGASMGFSMVYVYSAELFPTVVRNAGMGSCSAVARVGGMLAPLIADLDRLVGGSFGQALPQLVFGSLTLVAGFLTLFLPETCNRRLPETIEEAITFGNKPDDTVETGVDISVSEKEKEVYENKAFEDSSLNTKL, from the exons ATGGTTAAACAAGTTGAGGACAAAGGGGACGGGACAGGACTGGACGGGACGGGGCAGGGCGCGGCTGTGCGCGAG aaatatattatatacgtTGGAGGTCTGACTAGTACATATGCTGGTCTAGTATTTCTAAGTTCATTTTTTGTTCTCGCGATTCCGGAGCACAg ATGCGCGTTGCCAGGTTGGGAGAACGACACATATGCCATCCAGTCTCCAGCCCACCTGGCAGCTGTAAACCAGACCATTCCCACCACCGACGACAAACACCAGTATGACCAATGCAACTTTTGGGTCACCGACGCCGACGGAAATGAGCACAAAGAACAATGTAGCCAGTGGGTTTATGACAAGTCTGTATTCACGTCCACTCTCGCGGCCGAC CTTGACATGGTGTGTGGGCGTGCTATTATGAAGTCGAACGCCCAGATGATCTTCTTCTTTGGTCTTCTTGCTGGCTCTTTCCTCACTGGTCTCGCCTCCGACAG ATTCGGCCGGAAACTGACGATGATGCTGTCCACCACGGTTTACGTGCTAGCAGCGACTGTGATCGCGTGGACGCCAGGCTACGTCGTTTATGTTCTACTTACGTTCGCCGTTGGCTTCTGTGCCGTTGGAAACTTCATGCCCGCTTTTGTTATCG GGATGGAATTTGTGGgtccaccgtaccggaaggTGGCGGGAATTGTGAGCGGCTTCCACTGGGTTGCCGGAAATGTGATCTTGGCCGGGCTTGGCTACCTCATCCGGGACTGGAAAACACTGCAGCTGGCTTGTGCCCTTCCCGGAGTGTTATTTCAACTCTGGTGGAA attcTACCCCGAGTCTCCCCGCTGGTTATACACTCGCGGCCGCCTGTCGGAGTGCGAGTCCATCATCCGGTCCGCCGCAAAATGGAACAAGAGGGAACTTCCTGCAGGCTTCTTCGGAAAAGTGTTCCAGGAAACACCGACAATGACCAGTGAACGCATATGGCATCTTTTCACCAACAGAACCCTTTGCATTCGAACGCTTACTGTCTTCTTTTGCTG GTTTGCAGTGTGTCTGTCATACTACGGACTCGCCCTCAATAGTGGTGACATTGGTGGAGACATGTTTCTCAACTTCTTCCTGCAAGCACTCATGGACCTTCCGGCTACTGCTATCACGCTCGTGCTCCTGGATCGCACCGGAAGGAAGCCTCTCCAGGTCGCCAGTTTCTTTATCGGCGGCACGGGGTGTCTGGCAACCATGTTTACAATCGTGTATGGGAAGGAAG CATACCAGACGGCAACAACTGTACTGGCAATGCTTGGTAAGGTCGGGGCGTCGATGGGGTTCTCCATGGTGTACGTTTACTCGGCGGAACTCTTTCCGACGGTGGTCCGTAACGCAGGCATGGGATCTTGCTCCGCAGTGGCTCGAGTCGGGGGCATGTTAGCACCGCTCATAGCTGATCTG GACCGGTTAGTTGGCGGGAGTTTCGGACAAGCCCTCCCTCAGCTTGTGTTCGGAAGTCTAACTCTCGTGGCGGGCTTTTTAACGCTATTTCTACCGGAGACATGTAACCGCCGGCTCCCGGAAACCATCGAGGAGGCAATCACCTTTGGAAA TAAACCAGACGACACGGTCGAAACGGGAGTCGACATATCAGTGTCAGAAAAAGAGAAGGAGGTGTATGAAAACAAAGCGTTTGAGGATTCCAGCCTCAATACTAAGCTATGA